The DNA sequence TCCCTTTTTTGTAAAAAAACAAACGGAAGCAGGAAACACGTACCGCGAATAGATATTACATAGGTTTTTTATTGTGATTTCAGCTTCTAAGCGATAGAATGTAGAAGAAATTACCGTATATAAGATGAACAGGTATATAAAAATTGCATAATTGTTCTATTTAGTGGAAAAATTATCTGGTCGCCGCATAAAAAAGGAGGAGAGGATCCGTTGGTTCTTCTGCGGGAAAGTCAATTGCATAAAAAGGAAGAAAAAGGAAGGGGAGGGATGGAAACAGCGGCCTCTCCTATGGAGCTTCAGAAAAAGTTTGCAGCTTTTGTGCAGGAACTTTTTCCGGAAACACCTGTGCTGACGATCATGCCAGAAGAATTTCCGGAAGCGTTAACCCATGAACACCGGTATATCATGGAAAATTTGGACGATAAGGGACTGCTCCGGGAGAGCAGACCGTTAATTTTTTACTACCATTCCATAACCGGTGCTGAAACGAGAGCTCAGCTTTTTCCGTGCGGACGTGTTTTTGTCGTGCTGAAAAAACCTGTTTTTCCGCTTCTTCTGTTAACAAGAAAAACGTCCATTAAACAAATGTTCCGGCACGTACAGTTCATTCATCATTTCCTCGTGACAAAGCAGGAGCGGGAAGAAGCACTGAAAGCGGAATGGAGTGAATTCATTTCTCAGGGCATCCATGACAGCCTGGCTCAGCAGCTGTTTTTTATATCAGCAAAAACATTTGAACTGCGCATGTCGCTTCCGGCTGCTGTAACGAAGGAAGATAAAACATACGTCAAGCTCGGAGAACTGGAAGAAGCTGTGCAAAGAGTGCAGTCAGACACGAGAAGCTACATCGCCTATTTAAAAGGGGATCACAAAAAAACGGAACTATTTGAAGCTTTGGAAAATATGCTGGCGAAAAGGCTGGCTCCTCACCCTGTCACGTACCGTTTTCATACGAAGGGAAGAGTAGTAAACGAAAAGCTGCTCGTAGAAGAAACGATCTATCACGTCGTGGAAGAAATAATCAGTAATGCGCTTAAGCATGGGAAAATTTCTCATGTTGATGTCGACCTGCAGGTAAATGCTGTTCAGTGGGAGCTGCGTATTACTGATGATGGCATCGGTCTTCCGGCAGAAATACAGGAAGCTTCCAATGAGAAAAATTACGGGTTGTCAGGAATGAAGCGGCGTATAGAAGATGTAAACGGATATATATCGTATCACCGCATAAAAGATACGGGCACATTCATTGAATGTATTATTCCCAGAGGAGGAGAAGGAAAAGATGAGTAAAATACTAATCGCAGATGACCACCAGATCGTCAAAGACGGAATCCGCATGATCCTGGAATCGGTGGATTTTATTAAAGAAGTTGAAGAAGCAAATGATGGAGACGAAATGCTTCGAAAAGCTCTGGAATTTCAGCCGGATTTAATTTTATCAGATTTGAAAATGCCGGGGATGTCTGTACTGGAAAGTACGACAGTTATTAAAGAGAAATATCCGCATACAAAAATCGTCGTATTAACAGCCTACGATGATCATGGTGACATTTATCGGGCCATGCAGAATGAAGTAGACGGATATTTGATGAAAGATACGCCGCCTGCCCAAATAATTGAAACGATTCAGGAAGTGCTTTCCGGGGCAACGCATTTTCAGCCGAACGTCAGTAATTTAAAAGAAAATCCGGAAACGCTGATCAAGTTGACGCCGCGGGAAAAAGAAGTTTATCGTCATCTCGCAGAAAATTTAAGCAATCAGGAAATTGCGGATAAGCTGCTCGTTTCGGAAACAACAGTGAAAAGCCACGTCAGCCAGATTCTTCGAAAGACTGGTCAGCCAAACCGTTCACAGGCTGTCCAGTTCGGGCTTAAGCATAATCTGCTTAATTCCAATCATCCCGATGCCTCGAACTAAAAAGAACGTCTTCATGATGCATACAGATAAAGATTACTTGAGGGAAAAAACCATTTTCTGGACAGCAGCTGTTGTAAGTGTCGTAAGTTTCCTGCTTTTAGCAGAAACGCATTTATTTTCTCCGTCAGCAGCGGATCAGCCGTTTTTCGGCTCTTTCATTTATATCGGAATCTGCTGGATGCTTTATTTTGTGATGAAATTAATCACGACTTATTCGTCGTATAGCAAAGTTCTGTATCCTCCGATTCTCTTAATTATATTTATGCTGCTGCCTGTGATTAATCCATTTGCTTCTCAGGAGCTCTGGGTCTATCTGCTCGTTTTCCCTGTAACCCTGGCTCTTGGAGTACCATTGAAACTTTACATGTGGTGGAGCATCGCCTTTGCCTCTTTTTACATTTTTTATGTTACAAACCGTCCCTTGATAGAAATATTCACAACGATCAACGAAGGGGAAACCCCGGGGATGAATTATTATATCCTTCTCGTCATCAGCTTTATACTCGGTTTTCTGATCGTTTCTCAAATGGGAATCGCAGAGGCCCGCTTTAAAAAAGAAGTCGTGTACGAAAAAAATGCCTACGTCGTTTCTCTTTTCCAGTCTCTCATTCCGATTGTCGAAGCAAGGACCCAGATTGATAAAAAGGAAATTGAC is a window from the Alkalicoccus halolimnae genome containing:
- a CDS encoding sensor histidine kinase, which gives rise to MVLLRESQLHKKEEKGRGGMETAASPMELQKKFAAFVQELFPETPVLTIMPEEFPEALTHEHRYIMENLDDKGLLRESRPLIFYYHSITGAETRAQLFPCGRVFVVLKKPVFPLLLLTRKTSIKQMFRHVQFIHHFLVTKQEREEALKAEWSEFISQGIHDSLAQQLFFISAKTFELRMSLPAAVTKEDKTYVKLGELEEAVQRVQSDTRSYIAYLKGDHKKTELFEALENMLAKRLAPHPVTYRFHTKGRVVNEKLLVEETIYHVVEEIISNALKHGKISHVDVDLQVNAVQWELRITDDGIGLPAEIQEASNEKNYGLSGMKRRIEDVNGYISYHRIKDTGTFIECIIPRGGEGKDE
- a CDS encoding HD-GYP domain-containing protein, with the protein product MMHTDKDYLREKTIFWTAAVVSVVSFLLLAETHLFSPSAADQPFFGSFIYIGICWMLYFVMKLITTYSSYSKVLYPPILLIIFMLLPVINPFASQELWVYLLVFPVTLALGVPLKLYMWWSIAFASFYIFYVTNRPLIEIFTTINEGETPGMNYYILLVISFILGFLIVSQMGIAEARFKKEVVYEKNAYVVSLFQSLIPIVEARTQIDKKEIDDMSMLMNKAANYFDEPLLHKWEIELISMAHYVSRIQLPDYLYEKKGRLSSYEQVVVQKHCKFAADLIPEDDNVRRVKETIQQHHERCDGSGYPHGLEGDSIRLSAQLLGLTESYLSLTEDRIYRDAFSPEEAVEKLAEETKGAFSPDLQQAFFRCLEDEAYISRT
- a CDS encoding response regulator encodes the protein MSKILIADDHQIVKDGIRMILESVDFIKEVEEANDGDEMLRKALEFQPDLILSDLKMPGMSVLESTTVIKEKYPHTKIVVLTAYDDHGDIYRAMQNEVDGYLMKDTPPAQIIETIQEVLSGATHFQPNVSNLKENPETLIKLTPREKEVYRHLAENLSNQEIADKLLVSETTVKSHVSQILRKTGQPNRSQAVQFGLKHNLLNSNHPDASN